The following is a genomic window from Pedobacter sp. KBS0701.
GTTTTATTGCTTACCGTTCTGTTTGCAAACTTCGCTGAAGCCATTGCAGAAGCAAGAGGTAAGGCACAGGCTGACAGCCTTCGTAAAACAAGGGAAGAAACGCCAGCCAAAGTGCTTTTGGCAAACGGAACCATCGAAATCCGTTCATCAAACCAGTTAAAAAAAGGAGATGTGTTTATTTGCGAAACCGGCGATACGATTCCGACTGATGGAGAGATTATTGAAGGTATTGCCACTATCGACGAATCGGCCATTACTGGTGAGTCTGCCCCGGTAATCCGGGAATCAGGAGGTGATAAATCTTCAGTAACAGGCGGAACAAAAGTTTTATCTGATGAAATTAAAGTTCAGGTAAGCACTGCGCCCGGCGAAAGCTTTTTAGATAAAATGATTGCTTTGGTTGAAGGTGCGTCACGTCAGAAAACACCAAACGAGATTGCTTTAACCATTCTGTTAGCCAGTTTTACCCTGGTGTTTATCATTGTATGCGTAACCTTGAAACCTTTTGCTGATTATGCCAATACACCAATAACCATTGCAGCGCTGATCTCCCTTTTTGTATGCTTAATCCCAACCACCATCGGCGGACTTTTATCGGCCATTGGTATCGCAGGGATGGACAGGGCATTAAGGGCAAACGTCATTACCAAATCGGGTAAAGCAGTAGAAACTGCTGGAGATATTGATGTGTTGCTATTAGATAAAACCGGAACCATCACCATTGGTAACCGTAAAGCAACCAATTTTTATCCAACAGCTGGTGTAACTGTTAAAGCTTTTACCGATGCCTGCGTATTAAGCTCATTGGCAGATGAAACCCCGGAAGGAAAATCAATCATTGAATTGGCTGCCGAACAAGGTTTCAAATCTGCCGGAACACCGGAGGGATCAACATTCATCAAGTTTACAGCCGAAACCCGTTCGAGCGGATTGGATACGGTAGATGGAAGACGGATCAGAAAAGGTGCCTTCGATTCGATCAGGAATATGGTACAAAAAAGTGGAAATCACTTCCCTTCTGATATTGAGGACCATGTAAAAGCTATCGCTACGAATGGCGGAACACCTTTAGTGGTAGCTGAGAATGAAAAAGCCCTCGGCGTGATCGAATTGCAGGATATTATTAAGCCGGGTATCAGCGAGCGTTTTGAACGCTTAAGGAAAATGGGCGTAAAAACAGTAATGGTTACCGGTGATAACCCGTTAACAGCTAAATACATTGCAGAAAAAGCAGGTGTTGATGATTTTATCGCAGAGGCTAAACCTGAAGATAAAATGAACTACATCAAAGATGAGCAAGCACTGGGTAAACTGGTAGCCATGATGGGCGACGGTACCAATGATGCTCCTGCTTTGGCACAGGCCGATGTGGGTGTAGCCATGAACAGTGGGACACAGGCGGCGAAAGAAGCAGGTAACATGGTTGATTTGGATAATGACCCTACCAAGCTGATCGAGATCGTAGAAATCGGTAAACAATTGCTGATTACCCGCGGTACATTAACCACTTTTTCCATTGCGAATGATGTGGCCAAGTATTTTGCAATCGTTCCGGCTTTGTTTATCGCATCAATTCCTGCGCTGCAAAGCCTGAATATTATGGGACTGCATTCACCAGAATCAGCGATTATGTCCGCTGTGATTTTCAACGCGATCATCATTCCAATCCTGATCCCACTGGCTTTAAAAGGTGTGGCCTACAAACCTATCGGTGCAACTGCCTTATTACGTAGAAACCTTTTTATATATGGTATCGGCGGTGTAGTAGCTCCATTTATAGGGATTAAAATAATCGATTTATTGGTCGGATTATTTGTATAACGAAAAATGTCATTCTGAGTGCAACGAAGAATCTGCAAGCGATAAAGAGCTACTCAAAACAATCACAGCCAGTAGATTAGAGATGCTTCGTTCCTTAGCATGACAGTAAAGAGAAATTTAAAAAATAAAAATATGAAAAAGTACATCATTCAATCCATCCGCTTAACACTTGTATTATTGGTACTGTTATGCGTAATATATCCTGTTACTGTTGCCTTTATCGGTAAAATGTCTAAAGGAAACGGGGGAGGAGAAAAAGTCACCAAAAATGGTAAAACAGTAGGTTATGCATTATTGGGTCAGTCGTTTACCAAACCTCAATATTTCTGGGGAAGACCATCAGCAGTTGCCTACAATGCAGCGGGTTCTGCAGGTTCTAATAAAGGACCATCCAATCCTGATTACTTAAAAGAAGTGCAATCGCGTATTGATACTTTATTGAAATACAATCCGGGTATCAAAAAATCAGATATCCCTGCTGATATGGTTACTGCATCAGGAAGCGGACTTGATCCAAATATTTCTGAGCAGGGTGCAGCCATTCAGATCGACAGGGTTGCTGCAGCCCGTAAAATCGATGTGAAAAAGGTAAAAGAACTGGTTGCCATGAATACACTTAAACCATTTATGGGTGTATTCGGCCCTTCATCAGTAAATGTGCTGAAATTAAATCTTGCTCTTGATGCACTTTAGTTAGTGACTTTGCAGTCTGTCCAAATGCGTTTGCCAAAACTAAAAGGATAGATAATGACGATGATAGGTTGCGAGGGATCGTCATTCTCAACTTGATTGAGAATCTTAATGCTAATGTATGGTGCATTAAGATTCCCGCCTGCGCGGGAATGCAATGTCATTAAGTTAAGGGTTTTTAACCACAGATGTACACAGATAACCACAGATTTTTATATCTGTGTGCATCCTTTTTATCTGTGGTTAAATTATGCATGCCTGAGTCGAGGGCTTAAATAACGGCTTTGCGCGGGAATGACGAACAATTTAGCAATCTATCAATACGAACAATTTAAATAAACAATTTCCCAAAACAATAACAACGGCAATGCTTTAAGGCCTGGTGACAAACGAGCCTGGGCCTTAGGCTTTACCTAATACAAAACAGTCAGATAAAATGAAAAAAATACTATTACTTGCCGCTACACTCACTACTGGATTCTTCGCTAAAGCACAGGAAGAACCAAAAATTAAAGTAAGTGGTTACCTTGAGGCTTATTACGGATACGATTTTAACAAACCTGCTGACCATAACCGCCCGGGTTTTATTTATTCCCACAACCGCGCAAACGAAGTAAACCTAAACCTTGGTTTTATCAAGGCAGCTTATGATAGCGGAATGATCAGGGCTAATTTAGCGGTAATGGCCGGAACTTATGCCAATGCCAATCTTGCTGCGGAGCCAGGGGTTTTGAAAAATATCTTGGAGGCTAATGCCGGGGTAAAATTATCCAAAACAGAAAATCTTTGGATTGATGCCGGAGTCTTTTCTTCGCATATCGGTTTCGAAAGTGCGGTTTCGAAAGATTGTTGGGTACTTACCAGAAATATTTCTTCAGAAAATACACCTTATTACGAATCGGGTGCCAAAATTACTTATGGTTCCAAAGATGGAAAATTTACGGCTACCGCATTGTACCTGAACGGTTGGCAGCGCATTACCCGCCAGAATGGAAATAATAAACCGGCTGGCGGACTTCAGCTGACCTGGAAACCAACAGATAAAATTACGGTAAACTACAGCAATTATCTTGGTACAGAAGGGGCTGATTCGGTTAGGGTAAACAGGTTTTACCACAATGTTTATGGAATTTTTCAGCTTACCGATAAATTTGGTGTAACCCTTGGGTTGGATTATGGCACACAACAGAAACAAAAAGGCAGCAGCGATAAAAACGAAGTCATTTCTCCGGTAGCCATTGCACAATATAAATTTGCACCAAAATGGGCCGTTGCCGGAAGGTTTGAATATTATGAAGATAAAAGCGGAATTTTTATCGCTACTGGCACACCGCAAGGTTTTAAAACCAAAGGTTACTCTTTAAATCTTGATTACTCGCCAATCGCCAATGCTGTTGTGAGGTTGGAAGGAAAAGCCTACGATAGTAGAGACAAAATATTTGCCAGAGAAGGTGCTGCGGTTAATGCCAATGCAAGTTTAACAGCAAGTATTGCGGTATCGTTTTAAAAAATAAGTGCCGTCATCTCGACCGCAGTGGAGAGATCTGTTGAGTATCTTTTATATAGATCTCTCCATTTCGTTGCACTCCAGTCGAGATGACGACGCTTAGAAATGAATTTTTTGCAAAAACAAAAAACAATGCATCCCTACATAGAAATCATATTCAGCCTGTTTTTAGCGTTCTTAGGAGTATTAATGATGCGAAAATTGAATTCGTTAAAAAGGAATAAAACAGGTGCAAAAAAAAGAAGTTATGCCACAGAAAAATACTTCAAACTGCTTTATAATAAAATCTCTTTTAGGTTTATGATCGTATTATTTACGTTGGTTATGATTGTTGCAATTACTATATTGATCGAAGAAGGAGTAATGAAGGTTTCCTGGTAAAGATGATGGAAGAAGAGCAAAAAGAAGAATCTGTCAGACACTTTTTAGATCTGGTTAAAAAATCCAGGCGCGGAAAGCTCAAAATCTATATTGGCATGAGTGCTGGTGTGGGTAAAACTTACCGTATGCTTCAGGAATCGCATGCATTACTGCGAAATGGCGTAGATATTTGTATCGGTTATGTGGAGACCCATAAAAGGGCAGAAACAGAAGCCCTTGTTGCAGGCCTTCCGTTTATTCCGCTGCGCAAAATTTTTTACCGGGGCAAAGAAATATCGGAAATGGACCTTAAAGG
Proteins encoded in this region:
- a CDS encoding porin yields the protein MKKILLLAATLTTGFFAKAQEEPKIKVSGYLEAYYGYDFNKPADHNRPGFIYSHNRANEVNLNLGFIKAAYDSGMIRANLAVMAGTYANANLAAEPGVLKNILEANAGVKLSKTENLWIDAGVFSSHIGFESAVSKDCWVLTRNISSENTPYYESGAKITYGSKDGKFTATALYLNGWQRITRQNGNNKPAGGLQLTWKPTDKITVNYSNYLGTEGADSVRVNRFYHNVYGIFQLTDKFGVTLGLDYGTQQKQKGSSDKNEVISPVAIAQYKFAPKWAVAGRFEYYEDKSGIFIATGTPQGFKTKGYSLNLDYSPIANAVVRLEGKAYDSRDKIFAREGAAVNANASLTASIAVSF
- a CDS encoding K(+)-transporting ATPase subunit C; the protein is MKKYIIQSIRLTLVLLVLLCVIYPVTVAFIGKMSKGNGGGEKVTKNGKTVGYALLGQSFTKPQYFWGRPSAVAYNAAGSAGSNKGPSNPDYLKEVQSRIDTLLKYNPGIKKSDIPADMVTASGSGLDPNISEQGAAIQIDRVAAARKIDVKKVKELVAMNTLKPFMGVFGPSSVNVLKLNLALDAL
- the kdpB gene encoding potassium-transporting ATPase subunit KdpB produces the protein MKPNNKLFEPALVQTALKQSFIKLDPRVMVRNPVMFTVEIGTLVMAYVTVYSFSHSGQGSPLYNFFIFLVLLLTVLFANFAEAIAEARGKAQADSLRKTREETPAKVLLANGTIEIRSSNQLKKGDVFICETGDTIPTDGEIIEGIATIDESAITGESAPVIRESGGDKSSVTGGTKVLSDEIKVQVSTAPGESFLDKMIALVEGASRQKTPNEIALTILLASFTLVFIIVCVTLKPFADYANTPITIAALISLFVCLIPTTIGGLLSAIGIAGMDRALRANVITKSGKAVETAGDIDVLLLDKTGTITIGNRKATNFYPTAGVTVKAFTDACVLSSLADETPEGKSIIELAAEQGFKSAGTPEGSTFIKFTAETRSSGLDTVDGRRIRKGAFDSIRNMVQKSGNHFPSDIEDHVKAIATNGGTPLVVAENEKALGVIELQDIIKPGISERFERLRKMGVKTVMVTGDNPLTAKYIAEKAGVDDFIAEAKPEDKMNYIKDEQALGKLVAMMGDGTNDAPALAQADVGVAMNSGTQAAKEAGNMVDLDNDPTKLIEIVEIGKQLLITRGTLTTFSIANDVAKYFAIVPALFIASIPALQSLNIMGLHSPESAIMSAVIFNAIIIPILIPLALKGVAYKPIGATALLRRNLFIYGIGGVVAPFIGIKIIDLLVGLFV